One Branchiostoma floridae strain S238N-H82 chromosome 15, Bfl_VNyyK, whole genome shotgun sequence DNA window includes the following coding sequences:
- the LOC118431792 gene encoding EF-hand calcium-binding domain-containing protein 7-like has translation MSQRSRRSNSVSSQKSDVSERSERRGKSPRSPRSDRKDGSSERESSENFHTECRAGFVAIVGNTKDHIKSRDQLQQALQNTGRNPSNQTLDKYWTKNTVYINFDEFCDIMRKEKATTKGDLVKAFRTIDINGDGYITHDELYRVLTQRGEKMSRDEVRRLIDDADCNKDGKLDYGEFCSMMLSTVEKCKKQSMEKLEKLEAKRHLERRPSSARSRDGSPGDRQSPKPASRPPSRIRDESPRDKPPSRPSSARSTPRASPKTVGKDHESPHPSPRGQVTEISKSPVAKRKVKVPLPKNLESWNHVQRKGCFHFEEDGSIISHEYKMDLPHATNVWITVQPLYLHREDKDEPVENPVDTTLVVLRDGDKDSFIQFTDIRDGEKYCLRCDLRSGSYRLLPFTTGCRLRKRRSQPKQEVPLVVTKSGEIDLSRPFRDTLTDIFEILDLDGNGLLSREEFNLFQVRTSGEEVDDEAWEVVEENFELKKGELTRKGFTDLNLMEAQDNEGDTEELWVTLSSMGYNKALRQDEACPFVIDIYAEECKPKLALEGLLEDNEDVEAAMCKFISSKGEPRELKGGKDVVLYTYSSDSRISTAVENKAGRKAAVQLDCTRSKNCSSHRDDLDYTAEAPPRKTTIGHHILPSNDRQEWIYRCKEAVL, from the exons ATGTCTCAGAGAAGTCGCAGAAGTAACTCAGTCTCCAGCCAGAAGTCTGACGTATCGGAGCGGTCAGAGCGGCGAGGAAAGAGTCCTCGGAGCCCACG gtCTGATCGAAAAGATGGTTCTTCAGAGCGAGAGTCTTCAGAGAATTTTCACACTGAGTGTCGGGCGGGGTTTGTTGCCATAGTAGGGAACACCAAGGACCACATCAAGTCTCGTGACCAGCTACAACAAG CCTTGCAGAATACTGGCCGTAATCCTTCCAACCAGACACTGGACAAGTACTGGACAAAAAacacag TGTACATCAATTTTGATGAGTTTTGTGACATCATGCGGAAGGAGAAAGCAACAACGAAAGGTGATCTGGTCAAGGCCTTCCGAACAATCGACATCAACGGGGATGGTTACATCACACATGACGAGCTGTACAGAGTTTTAACGCAG AGGGGTGAGAAGATGTCCAGAGATGAGGTGAGGAGACTGATAGATGATGCAGACTGTAACAAGGATGGGAAGCTGGACTATGGAGAG TTCTGCAGTATGATGCTGTCTACAGTAGAAAAGTGTAAGAAACAGTCGATGGAGAAGCTCGAGAAGCTGGAGGCAAAGCGGCACCTGGAGAGACGACCGTCATCGGCGCGGTCCCGGGACGGGTCACCTGGCGATAGACAATCACCAAAACCTGCCTCAAGACCACCATCAAG GATCAGAGATGAGTCGCCTCGTGACAAGCCACCCTCGCGTCCTTCCTCAGCCAGATCCACCCCGCGGGCATCGCCAAAAACAGTAGGAAAAG ACCACGAGTCTCCACATCCCTCACCCAGAGGTCAGGTCACAGAAATCTCCAAGTCTCCTGTGGCCAAGAGGAAGGTCAAAGTACCATTACCCAAGAACCTGGAG AGCTGGAACCATGTCCAGAGGAAAGGCTGTTTCCATTTTGAGGAGGATGGTTCGATCATCAGCCATGAGTACAAGATGGACCTGCCCCATGCCACCAACGTGTGGATCACAGTCCAGCCACTGTACCTGCACAGGGAGGATAAAG ATGAGCCAGTGGAGAACCCAGTAGACACGACACTGGTGGTGCTGAGAGATGGAGACAAGGACAGCTTCATCCAGTTTACAGACATCAGGGATGGAGAG AAGTACTGCCTGCGGTGTGACCTGAGGTCCGGATCATACCGACTGCTGCCCTTCACCACAGGCTGTAGGTTACGGAAGAGAAGGTCTCAGCCGAAGCAGGAGGTGCCGCTAGTCGTCACCAAGTCTGGGGAGATCGACCTGTCCAGACCATTCAG GGACACTCTGACAGACATCTTTGAGATCCTTGACCTTGACGGGAACGGGCTGCTGAGCCGTGAGGAGTTTAACCTGTTCCAGGTGCGCACCAGTGGGGAGGAGGTGGATGACGAGGCTTGGGAAGTCGtggaag AGAATTTTGAGCTGAAGAAAGGGGAGCTGACTAGGAAAGGTTTcacagacctgaacctgatggAAGCCCAGGACAATGAGGGGGACACAGAGGAATTGTGGGTAACGCTGAGCAGCATGGGATACAACAAAGCCCTCAGACAAGATGAG GCCTGCCCCTTTGTGATTGACATCTATGCAGAGGAGTGTAAACCAAAGTTGGCCTTGGAGGGCTTGCTGGAGGACAATGAAGATGTTGAGGCTGCCATGTGCAA GTTCATCAGCAGTAAAGGTGAGCCCCGTGAGCTGAAGGGAGGGAAGGACGTGGTCCTGTACACCTACAGCAGTGACTCACGCATCAGCACAGCTGTGGAGAACAAG GCTGGTAGGAAGGCTGCAGTACAGCTGGACTGCACTAGGAGTAAAAACTGCAGCAGCCACAGAGATGACCTGGACTACACTGCCGAGGCACCGCCTAGGAAAACTACA ATTGGCCATCACATCCTGCCCAGCAATGACAGACAGGAGTGGATATACAGATGCAAGGAGGCTGTTCTGTAG